AAAAATTCTTACCTGATACCagtgtgacacaaacacaccagggtCTTTACCTAGTTGTGTAATGCAATAATTTTTCCAGCATAATCTGTGGGTACTTTTGAAATGTGAGAAAGGAGAATACAAAGGAATAATTGAAGTCAGCTGGAGCTGTGAGGACTTCCCCTACTCTGCCAACTCTTCACATCTAAAGTCAGCTGAACAGCACAAGATAATATTCAGACCTGATCAAGTGTGATACATTTATCTTGTGTGGATGTTTTTCATACCTGATATACCGTATCTGGTGTAGATATTCATACCTgatataataaatatatatagtgTTGGTAATATTCATACCTGCTAAAACTATAAAACATTTATCTAGTGTAGATTAGATTCATACCTGACACAATCACTTTATTTTGTGTAGATATACGTTCTTGGGGCGTAGCCACATGTCCCCCCACCATGTTTATGATTGCTTACAATAAAAAATTAAGGAGTTGTGATATATAGAAGCATTTGACTTGCCCCCTTATTTTAAAATGGGACccgcagaaaaaaaaaaaaatctgtctaCACCCCCAATTCATACCTGTTTTAATCCATCTAGCTGTATATGAAATTCATACCTGATGTAGCAAATCTACTTCAGATCATATTCATACCTGATTGATCAAATATACTTCTGTCTAAATGTGTCTGATATAACATGGAGAAAAGACAGCCAGACCGAGGGCAGATATTGTGGGCAGAAAGGCTGCACTGAGCTTGAGCAGAAACAGATATTGTGGGCAGAGAGGCTGCACTGAGCGTGAGCAGAAACAGATACTGTGGGCAGAGAGGCTGCACTGAGCGTGAGCAGAAACAGGCGAGGACAACAGGAAGAGGGGCTTTATTGATGGGCCAAACAGCAAGGCTACATGTTAGTGCTGTTTTGACATTAAAACACATCAATCACAAAAAGGATGAACAAGCCTTGTCTCAGACCAACCAACACGATGCGGAATGCACCTTAAAGGATGACACAGTGTTTCACAGTGTTAGATATGACCAGTTTACCTGACGTTGCATTCCCTAACACAGAAGGGCCGGCAGGCCTGAGCAAGACCACCAGAGTTAATAATCAAAGTAACCATAATACATAATAGTACTATAAAAGCATGTTTGGATAGATTTTTCTGCAGCGGCCGATGCACAGTAAAGTGGGAATGTAATTTACAGCTGTTCTCAATGGTGCTACATGTTGCTGGATCTCAGCATCGAGGGGAATTATACAATATAATTGTTTTTGTCTGAATACAAACAGGGAATATACTTTACAATGAtcagagtaaaaaaaataagagggaaaaaaacaaacattgatggATTATCATCAATTATTATCGAAAGAAAAATGCAGAGGAGGATGAACGTGAGTAGTGTGTCCAGCCTCAGGATGACACTCCAGACTTGCAGGTGCCTGGAGGAACAAGAGGGAGGCGGGGGCCTCCAGACGCAATCGCAGGAGGAGACATGGCCTGTACCAAAATACCAAATGCCAAATGATAGGAGAAATGCTGGGGATAGAAGGTATCCCTTACATGTCTGTTTGCGAGTCAGTCATCAGGCCTCAGACTGAGCCCAGTGTCTAACCCTCAGCTAGCTCAGCCAGGCCCCAACATTTGTTAGCTCTGCTACACCCCAACACCAGCTAGACCGCAACACCAGCTAGCTCAGTTAGACCGCGACACCAGCTAGCTCAGTTAGACCGCAACACCATCTAGCTAAGCTATACCTTAACACCAGCTAGACCCCAACATCAgctagctcaactagatgcccACACCAGCTAGCTCCAACATCAGCCAGCTCAACTAGGCCCCAACATCACTTAGTAATACTGGGGCTAGACGCACACCTGGGACTACCTGGAACTGGGGCCACACCTGGAACTAGAGGCACATCTGGGACTACCTAGGACTGGGGGCACACCTGAGACTACCTGGGGCACACCTGGGGCTTAAAGAGTGACTGTGAaacagaaagatagagacaaGGAAAGACAAAAGTAGAAACAAGTGGAGTGGGAGCTGGTAGCATCTGTGTCAGGACATGTTGGGACCGCGGGCTGCTTCTGGTCAGTTCCACCACTACACACCTTTCCTCTGGACCTCAGCATCTGCAGACAGAACAGCACAGGCCCTTGTCAGACCCTCACTCATCtgggcagacaggcacacagacttAGTCTCTCAAAAAGTAATAAATGCAAGGCAATAATgtcaaaaatgaaaacaaacttaCTTCATTCAAACCTACAAGAGAAAGAACAAATAATCAGCTCAAAGCACGGTAAAATAGTTCAACATCAAATCCAAATAACAGTACACACCTTTACAGTATACTTTCCTTTCTGCCATCTTACTTTATTCATATAAGATAAATCAGAATGTACTGTGGTTATGACCTTGTTgtaatcccccccccaccctccttctctccccctaaAGCCGTACTTTTCCAGAAATGTAGTTGCGGTCGATGCTCTCGTCCTGCAGGAACATGTGAAGACAGCGCTCATTCTGGGCCAGAGGGTGACCTGCaattctgaaacacacacagacatggctAGCACCTCTGCTTCTGGGCTGGGTTACACGGCTGGGTTGTAGGGCAGGGTAATGCTGGGTTACAGGGCTGACTGCTCTAGCCTGTGTCCATAGGCACCTGTTGATGAACTGCTCCAGACCGAGCCGTCGCTCCTCGATGAAGGACTCCTCGAAGATGCCCTCATCCCCCCGGAAAGGCAACTGCCTCTTCAGGGCCTTGCCAGGCAGCGGGGGCACTACAATCTGAACACACAACATGCTTAATACATAACTACTGTCTGAACACACAACAATTtgaacacacacaactgcataGCTCACTCAGTTCAGAATCAAGTTTACTTCAAAGTAGGTTTACACATACAAGTAATTTGCTGTGGTCTGATggtgcattacaaataacatATAGTGAAAACAATAAACAATGAGCGATAACATTAAAATTGTCTTCAGGACGTTGCCTATGCTAGCCTCTTACCTTGCTGTCTCGTTCCAACTCATTCTTCAACCACTCGAAGTCACTGTACCTCCTCCGGACGCACGAGTCCTTCAGTTTGAAGATGGGAAGGTTTGTCTGAAAGCAAttaagaaacaagaaaacatcaATGTACAGAAACTATGATTGTAAACGTTCCTGTTCATACAAGCATCACGGTGGCATTGGCAAATAATAGCCAGGCAACTAGCAGTTACTGTACGTCACGAATAATCGGTACCTAGAGCTACAGTGTACACTTTTGGGGCACCTAAAACTCAATTCCCCACGAGATACTCCTAGTTAAATTCAGACGAGGCAGCTCAACTAGCAAGCCTGCGCTGCTGTCATCATCAACACATCTAACAACACAGTTGTAGCAAAATGGGCCTTATTTAAAATGTCTTGGAACATTTGaatggctaactagctagcacttCCCTTTGACGAGCCCATGTATTATTGGAGTATACTAGCACTAACTAGCTGCAGTGCTTGCAGAGCTAGTTAGAAATCACAGATTGTTTTCAACGAGCTACAAGTTACTCATTGGCCTTACTAACTAGGCTTGTTTTAGTTGACTTGATGATGTGACGGCCAATGACACCCCTTAGTCGGCTATGCAGCTAGTACACTACTGTAGCTAAGTGCTAAGTAGTTGGCCACCTACCCGCATACGAACTTCGTAAGTTGTGAAACGGTTCCGCCCAACTCCAATAGTTTGTGGGTCATAAACGTCAATTTCCAGAAAATTGCTTGGGGGACCGTAAGCATCTGTTAGATCCTGGGGCTTGGAGTTCAACCGACGAGTATCCGCCACCGTTGGTTCTGACATGTTCGGTGTCGGACAGCCAGCAGCGAGTTAGCTACTAGACTGACTAACGTTTGACCGCTAGACTAATTAATACTTAGATAGAATAATAGCTATTATCTTCCCAGACATCAATTTAGCGTGATGGCTGGACGAATGAAGTTAGCAGTAGCATCTATACCAGGCGGGCACCGTCACCCTGCCCCTCTTGCGTTGGCACTAATAATACCCACTGtcactagctagttagctagctagcacagacCAGCAGCTAGCTTCACGGCGCCGTACGGGTTGCCATGTATTTTCAATTTTAGGCACTATCCCCCCATCGAGGGGGTTGAAACCACATTTATGGTGATGGCCTTGTTGATGTAATGGGTTAATTTGTTGTTGAATAATAGGTGCACCTATAATCCTTGACTTGGATGATACAGAGATTCCAAAGAATCCAAACATCCATTTCTGTGAATTATAAAATTATGATTTCGAAGAGGTCAACGGACTGCcagacacttacacacaacACCATACACATAGACCTGTGAAATTCGATTTGCTAGCTTTCGGTGCAGTTTATGAATTTGGATATGTAGTTGCTGCTTGAGTCAGAGAAGGGAACCTTTATAGAACCAGAGATCGTGCAAGGTAGAGAGGAAGCGGTGACTCGACACCGCTTACTCAATATTACAGCCAGACCAAATCAACCATACATACTCCAGCCTTCTGATACGGAAATCCCCAAATGACCACTTCCGTTTACTGCAAATCTGCTTAGATTGGGTAATTTCTATCACAGGAAACCAACCTAGAGTTTTTACTAGCTCAGAGGTGACCAGAAAAAGCCCAAATGGATGAAAGCATATTCAAAATTATTGTAAATGTAGCCGAATTAATCCTTCAAC
The genomic region above belongs to Hypomesus transpacificus isolate Combined female chromosome 20, fHypTra1, whole genome shotgun sequence and contains:
- the LOC124482816 gene encoding sorting nexin-12, with product MSEPTVADTRRLNSKPQDLTDAYGPPSNFLEIDVYDPQTIGVGRNRFTTYEVRMRTNLPIFKLKDSCVRRRYSDFEWLKNELERDSKIVVPPLPGKALKRQLPFRGDEGIFEESFIEERRLGLEQFINRIAGHPLAQNERCLHMFLQDESIDRNYISGKV